A section of the Oryzias melastigma strain HK-1 linkage group LG2, ASM292280v2, whole genome shotgun sequence genome encodes:
- the gyg2 gene encoding glycogenin-2 isoform X1, which produces MFQMFCRTTPWFCELRQTLTHSSSWVQISPSPVSPAAADEAFVTLVTSDSSSQGAAVVARSLRRHGTTRRIVVMVTPNVSEQCRFSLHVDFDEVVSVDPDRGEDQHPSPSPWRRPEFGLAKIQCWTLTQFSKCVFLEADTLVLCNVDDLFQREELSAAPDPAWPDCFNSGVFVFRPSLQTHSRILQHARQHGGVGGGDQNLLNSFFSGWSEEDIQKRLPFLYNLISSSVYSYLPAFHQFGHQAKIVHFSGSVKPWSRRKEDRSTDGMERFYDLWWKEHLSQSVGKQSGRRAEKTQISEHRGEVPVRDRLDICSSLLPHFTTPPQNQDPEPQPVRQSLWSTEMKTPPTESSQVLEEAGCSERPEDPPPIEEAARDGSAPPGGGDVLLTWSSSQQGAAEGQELQHRRRWEAGEADYLGRDAFQNIQKMLDRFLD; this is translated from the exons ATGTTCCAGATGTTCTGTAGAACTACACCTTGGTTTTGTGAGCTGAGGCAGACGCTGACCCACAGCAGCAGCTGGGTTCAAATCTCACCTTCTCCTGtctctcctgctgcagcagacgAGGCGTTTGTGACTCTGGTCACCTCGGACTCCAGCTCCCAGGGCGCCGCGGTCGTGGCTCGCAGCTTGCGGCGACACGGGACGACTCGGCGCATCGTTGTCATGGTTACGCCAAACGTCTCCGAGCAGTGCAG GTTCTCCCTGCATGTCGACTTTGACGAGGTTGTCTCGGTGGACCCAGACCGCGGCGAGGACCAGCATCCCTCCCCGTCTCCATGGAGACGCCCCGAGTTCGGCCTCGCCAAGATCCAGTGCTGGACTCTGACTCAGTTCAGCAAATGTGTCTTCCTGGAGGCAGACACGCTG GTTCTGTGTAACGTGGATGACCTGTTCCAGAGGGAGGAGCTTTCGGCGGCGCCTGACCCAGCCTGGCCGGACTGCTTCAACTCCGGCGTCTTTGTCTTCAGGCCGTCCCTCCAGACCCACTCCAGGATCCTGCAGCACGCCAGGCAGCACGGCGGCGTTGGCG GAGGAGACCAGAATCTCCTGAACTCCTTCTTCTCCGGctggtcggaggaggacatcCAGAAACGTCTGCCGTTCCTCTACAACCTGATCTCCAGCTCAGTCTACAGCTACCTGCCGGCGTTCCATCA GTTTGGCCACCAGGCAAAGATAGTCCACTTCTCAGGATCGGTGAAGCCGTGGAGCCGGCGGAAGGAGGACCGGTCCACGGATGGCATGGAGAGGTTCTACGATTTGTGGTGGAAAGAACACCTGAGTCAGTCAGTCGGGAAACAGTCTGGCAGGAGAGCCGAGAAGACCCAG ATCTCGGAGCACCGAGGTGAGGTTCCTGTTAGAGACCGTCTGGACATCTGCAGCTCTCTGCTGCCACACTTCACCACCCCGCCCCAGAACCAGGACCCAGAACCTCAGCCGGTCCGTCAGTCTTTGTGGTCTACTGAGATGAAG ACCCCGCCCACAGAGTCCTCACAGGTGCTGGAGGAGGCGGGATGCTCGGAGAGACCAGAGGATCCGCCTCCAATTGAAGAGGCAGCCAGAGACGGATCTGCTCCGCCTGGAGGTGGAGATGTTCTCCTGACGTGGTCTTCCTCCCAGCAGGGGGCGGCAGAGGGGCAGGAGCTGCAGCACCGCCGGCGGTGGGAGGCCGGAGAGGCAGACTACCTGGGCAGGGATGCCTTCCAGAACATCCAGAAGATGCTGGACCGCTTCCTGGACTAG
- the gyg2 gene encoding glycogenin-2 isoform X3 produces the protein MPDEAFVTLVTSDSSSQGAAVVARSLRRHGTTRRIVVMVTPNVSEQCRFSLHVDFDEVVSVDPDRGEDQHPSPSPWRRPEFGLAKIQCWTLTQFSKCVFLEADTLVLCNVDDLFQREELSAAPDPAWPDCFNSGVFVFRPSLQTHSRILQHARQHGGVGGGDQNLLNSFFSGWSEEDIQKRLPFLYNLISSSVYSYLPAFHQFGHQAKIVHFSGSVKPWSRRKEDRSTDGMERFYDLWWKEHLSQSVGKQSGRRAEKTQISEHRGEVPVRDRLDICSSLLPHFTTPPQNQDPEPQPVRQSLWSTEMKTPPTESSQVLEEAGCSERPEDPPPIEEAARDGSAPPGGGDVLLTWSSSQQGAAEGQELQHRRRWEAGEADYLGRDAFQNIQKMLDRFLD, from the exons ATGCCAG acgAGGCGTTTGTGACTCTGGTCACCTCGGACTCCAGCTCCCAGGGCGCCGCGGTCGTGGCTCGCAGCTTGCGGCGACACGGGACGACTCGGCGCATCGTTGTCATGGTTACGCCAAACGTCTCCGAGCAGTGCAG GTTCTCCCTGCATGTCGACTTTGACGAGGTTGTCTCGGTGGACCCAGACCGCGGCGAGGACCAGCATCCCTCCCCGTCTCCATGGAGACGCCCCGAGTTCGGCCTCGCCAAGATCCAGTGCTGGACTCTGACTCAGTTCAGCAAATGTGTCTTCCTGGAGGCAGACACGCTG GTTCTGTGTAACGTGGATGACCTGTTCCAGAGGGAGGAGCTTTCGGCGGCGCCTGACCCAGCCTGGCCGGACTGCTTCAACTCCGGCGTCTTTGTCTTCAGGCCGTCCCTCCAGACCCACTCCAGGATCCTGCAGCACGCCAGGCAGCACGGCGGCGTTGGCG GAGGAGACCAGAATCTCCTGAACTCCTTCTTCTCCGGctggtcggaggaggacatcCAGAAACGTCTGCCGTTCCTCTACAACCTGATCTCCAGCTCAGTCTACAGCTACCTGCCGGCGTTCCATCA GTTTGGCCACCAGGCAAAGATAGTCCACTTCTCAGGATCGGTGAAGCCGTGGAGCCGGCGGAAGGAGGACCGGTCCACGGATGGCATGGAGAGGTTCTACGATTTGTGGTGGAAAGAACACCTGAGTCAGTCAGTCGGGAAACAGTCTGGCAGGAGAGCCGAGAAGACCCAG ATCTCGGAGCACCGAGGTGAGGTTCCTGTTAGAGACCGTCTGGACATCTGCAGCTCTCTGCTGCCACACTTCACCACCCCGCCCCAGAACCAGGACCCAGAACCTCAGCCGGTCCGTCAGTCTTTGTGGTCTACTGAGATGAAG ACCCCGCCCACAGAGTCCTCACAGGTGCTGGAGGAGGCGGGATGCTCGGAGAGACCAGAGGATCCGCCTCCAATTGAAGAGGCAGCCAGAGACGGATCTGCTCCGCCTGGAGGTGGAGATGTTCTCCTGACGTGGTCTTCCTCCCAGCAGGGGGCGGCAGAGGGGCAGGAGCTGCAGCACCGCCGGCGGTGGGAGGCCGGAGAGGCAGACTACCTGGGCAGGGATGCCTTCCAGAACATCCAGAAGATGCTGGACCGCTTCCTGGACTAG
- the gyg2 gene encoding glycogenin-2 isoform X2 — protein sequence MPADEAFVTLVTSDSSSQGAAVVARSLRRHGTTRRIVVMVTPNVSEQCRFSLHVDFDEVVSVDPDRGEDQHPSPSPWRRPEFGLAKIQCWTLTQFSKCVFLEADTLVLCNVDDLFQREELSAAPDPAWPDCFNSGVFVFRPSLQTHSRILQHARQHGGVGGGDQNLLNSFFSGWSEEDIQKRLPFLYNLISSSVYSYLPAFHQFGHQAKIVHFSGSVKPWSRRKEDRSTDGMERFYDLWWKEHLSQSVGKQSGRRAEKTQISEHRGEVPVRDRLDICSSLLPHFTTPPQNQDPEPQPVRQSLWSTEMKTPPTESSQVLEEAGCSERPEDPPPIEEAARDGSAPPGGGDVLLTWSSSQQGAAEGQELQHRRRWEAGEADYLGRDAFQNIQKMLDRFLD from the exons ATGCCAG cagacgAGGCGTTTGTGACTCTGGTCACCTCGGACTCCAGCTCCCAGGGCGCCGCGGTCGTGGCTCGCAGCTTGCGGCGACACGGGACGACTCGGCGCATCGTTGTCATGGTTACGCCAAACGTCTCCGAGCAGTGCAG GTTCTCCCTGCATGTCGACTTTGACGAGGTTGTCTCGGTGGACCCAGACCGCGGCGAGGACCAGCATCCCTCCCCGTCTCCATGGAGACGCCCCGAGTTCGGCCTCGCCAAGATCCAGTGCTGGACTCTGACTCAGTTCAGCAAATGTGTCTTCCTGGAGGCAGACACGCTG GTTCTGTGTAACGTGGATGACCTGTTCCAGAGGGAGGAGCTTTCGGCGGCGCCTGACCCAGCCTGGCCGGACTGCTTCAACTCCGGCGTCTTTGTCTTCAGGCCGTCCCTCCAGACCCACTCCAGGATCCTGCAGCACGCCAGGCAGCACGGCGGCGTTGGCG GAGGAGACCAGAATCTCCTGAACTCCTTCTTCTCCGGctggtcggaggaggacatcCAGAAACGTCTGCCGTTCCTCTACAACCTGATCTCCAGCTCAGTCTACAGCTACCTGCCGGCGTTCCATCA GTTTGGCCACCAGGCAAAGATAGTCCACTTCTCAGGATCGGTGAAGCCGTGGAGCCGGCGGAAGGAGGACCGGTCCACGGATGGCATGGAGAGGTTCTACGATTTGTGGTGGAAAGAACACCTGAGTCAGTCAGTCGGGAAACAGTCTGGCAGGAGAGCCGAGAAGACCCAG ATCTCGGAGCACCGAGGTGAGGTTCCTGTTAGAGACCGTCTGGACATCTGCAGCTCTCTGCTGCCACACTTCACCACCCCGCCCCAGAACCAGGACCCAGAACCTCAGCCGGTCCGTCAGTCTTTGTGGTCTACTGAGATGAAG ACCCCGCCCACAGAGTCCTCACAGGTGCTGGAGGAGGCGGGATGCTCGGAGAGACCAGAGGATCCGCCTCCAATTGAAGAGGCAGCCAGAGACGGATCTGCTCCGCCTGGAGGTGGAGATGTTCTCCTGACGTGGTCTTCCTCCCAGCAGGGGGCGGCAGAGGGGCAGGAGCTGCAGCACCGCCGGCGGTGGGAGGCCGGAGAGGCAGACTACCTGGGCAGGGATGCCTTCCAGAACATCCAGAAGATGCTGGACCGCTTCCTGGACTAG